Genomic segment of Sphingobium sp. EM0848:
TGGCCCATACCAAGCTCTCCCACAGTCGGGCGTTCATCACGCGAGCCTATCTGCTGCAAACGCACGAGATGTTGTTCGACGCACTGACGCAGGCCTTCCGGGTGCTGGGCGGCGTGCCTCAGCGTGGAATATTCGACAATATGAAGACGGCTGTAGACCGGATCGGCCAGGGCAAAGTCCGACAGGTCAATGCGCGGTTCGCTGCCATGGCCAGCCACTACCTGTTCGAAACGGATTTTTGCAATCCGGCCTCAGGCTGGGAGAAAGGTCAGGTCGAGAAAAACGTTCAGGATGCGCGTCGACGGTTATGGCAGCCAATGCCCAACTTCCCAGATCTTGATGCCCTCAATGCCTGGTTGGAAGAGCGGTGCATCGCACAATGGGGAGAAATCCAGCATGGCGTCCTCCCCGGCACAGTTGCCGATGTGCACGCCGTTGAGATTATCAGCCTGATGCCGATGGGGCGGGCCTTCGATGGCTTTGTCGAACATACCAAGCGCGTGTCGCCGACCTGCCTGATCGCGTTCGAGCGCAATCGCTATAGCGTTCCTGCATCCTTTGCGAACCGGCCAGTGAGCCTGCGGGTCTATCCTGATCGGTTGGTCATCGCGGCCGAGGGGCAAATCTTGTGCGAGCACAACCGGATTATCGACCGTTCTCACCAGAAGCCGGGGCAGACGATCTATGACTGGCGGCACTATCTGGCAGTTGTTCAGCGCAAGCCTGGCGCTTTGCGCAATGGGGCGCCATTCCTCGAAATGCCCGAAGCCTTCCGGCAACTGCAGGGGCATCTGCTCAAGCGGCTCGGTGGTGACAGGGAGATGGTCGAAATCCTCGCCCTTGTTCTACAGCATAACGAACAGGCTGTGCTCAGCGCCGTCGAACTGGCCCTCGAAGCTGGGGTGCCGACCAAAACCCACATCCTCAATGTTCTGCACCGCCTGATCGATGGCAAGGCTCCACCGGCATCCCCAATCGATGCCCCGCAGGCCCTGCGCCTCGCCCAGGAGCCTGTTGCCGATGTCGAACGCTACGACACGCTGAGGGCGTTACGCCATGCGTCATGATCCGGCCAGCGCCGCTGTGGTTGTCATGCTACGTGGCCTCAAAATGTATGGCATGGCGCAAGCCGCTGGTGATCTGATCGAGCAGGGCGCGCCAGCCTTTGATGCTGCCGTTCCGATCCTCTCACAGCTTCTCAAGGCGGAGATGTCCGAGCGGGAGGTCAGGTCCATTGCTTACCAGATCAAGGCAGCCCGGTTCCCGGCCTACAAGGATCTGGCAGGCTTCGACTTTGCCGTCAGTGAGGTCAACGAGGCGCTCGTGCGTCAACTTCACCGTGGTGACTTTATGGATAGCGCCGACAACGTCGTACTGATCGGCGGACCAGGCACCGGCAAAAGCCACATCGCGACGGCTTTGGGCGTCCAGGCGGTTGAGCATCACCGCAAAAAGATCCGCTTCTTCTCCACCGTCGATCTGGTCAATGCGTTGGAGCAGGAAAAGGCCGCAAACAGAGCGGGCCAGTTGGCCGAGCTGTTGAGTTGCACTGAGAAGTGACCCGGGAGGGTTATAAGTTTTCACTGAGAATTGACCCATGTTTTCCTCGCCCCTGGCTGACAGTCAGGAGGCATCGGAGTGATCGACATGGACCTACTCAGTGTGATCCGCCGCTGGCATTTTCGGCAAGGCATCCCCATTCGCGAGATCCGGCGGCGGACTGGATTATCGCGCAACACGATCCGCAAATATCTGCGCGATGACGCGGTGGAGCCGACGTTCAAGGTTCCCAAACGGCCGAGCAAGCTTGATCAGTTTGCAGAAAAACTGACGACGTGGCTGCGGGTGGAATCTGGCAAGTCGCGCAAACAGAAGCGAACAGCCAAGCAGCTACATGCAGATCTGGTTAAGCTGGGCTACGAGGGATCATACAGCCGTGTTGCCGCCTTCGCCCGCTCGTGGAAGACCGAACGCCAATATGAAAAGCAAACCAGTGGGCGCGGCACATTCGTACCGCTGATCTTCCAGCCCGGTGAGGCCTTTCAGTTCGATTGGAGTGAAGATTACGCCCTTCTGAATGGCCGGCCTACCAAGCTGCAGGTGGCCCATACCAAGCTCTCCCACAGTCGGGCGTTCATCACGCGAGCCTATCTGCTGCAAACGCACGAGATGTTGTTCGACGCACTGACGCAGGCCTTCCGGGTGCTGGGCGGCGTGCCTCAGCGTGGAATATTCGACAATATGAAGACGGCTGTAGACCGGATCGGCCAGGGCAAAGTCCGACAGGTCAATGCGCGGTTCGCTGCCATGGCCAGCCACTACCTGTTCGAAACGGATTTTTGCAATCCGGCCTCAGGCTGGGAGAAAGGTCAGGTCGAGAAAAACGTTCAGGATGCGCGTCGACGGTTATGGCAGCCAATGCCCAACTTCCCAGATCTTGATGCCCTCAATGCCTGGTTGGAAGAGCGGTGCATCGCACAATGGGGAGAAATCCAGCATGGCGTCCTCCCCGGCACAGTTGCCGATGTGCACGCCGTTGAGATTATCAGCCTGATGCCGATGGGGCGGGCCTTCGATGGCTTTGTCGAACATACCAAGCGCGTGTCGCCGACCTGCCTGATCGCGTTCGAGCGCAATCGCTATAGCGTTCCTGCATCCTTTGCGAACCGGCCAGTGAGCCTGCGGGTCTATCCTGATCGGTTGGTCATCGCGGCCGAGGGGCAAATCTTGTGCGAGCACAACCGGATTATCGACCGTTCTCACCAGAAGCCGGGGCAGACGATCTATGACTGGCGGCACTATCTGGCAGTTGTTCAGCGCAAGCCTGGCGCTTTGCGCAATGGGGCGCCATTCCTCGAAATGCCCGAAGCCTTCCGGCAACTGCAGGGGCATCTGCTCAAGCGGCTCGGTGGTGACAGGGAGATGGTCGAAATCCTCGCCCTTGTTCTACAGCATAACGAACAGGCTGTGCTCAGCGCCGTCGAACTGGCCCTCGAAGCTGGGGTGCCGACCAAAACCCACATCCTCAATGTTCTGCACCGCCTGATCGATGGCAAGGCTCCACCGGCATCCCCAATCGATGCCCCGCAGGCCCTGCGCCTCGCCCAGGAGCCTGTTGCCGATGTCGAACGCTACGACACGCTGAGGGCGTTACGCCATGCGTCATGATCCGGCCAGCGCCGCTGTGGTTGTCATGCTACGTGGCCTCAAAATGTATGGCATGGCGCAAGCCGCTGGTGATCTGATCGAGCAGGGCGCGCCAGCCTTTGATGCTGCCGTTCCGATCCTCTCACAGCTTCTCAAGGCGGAGATGTCCGAGCGGGAGGTCAGGTCCATTGCTTACCAGATCAAGGCAGCCCGGTTCCCGGCCTACAAGGATCTGGCAGGCTTCGACTTTGCCGTCAGTGAGGTCAACGAGGCGCTCGTGCGTCAACTTCACCGTGGTGACTTTATGGATAGCGCCGACAACGTCGTACTGATCGGCGGACCAGGCACCGGCAAAAGCCACATCGCGACGGCTTTGGGCGTCCAGGCGGTTGAGCATCACCGCAAAAAGATCCGCTTCTTCTCCACCGTCGATCTGGTCAATGCGTTGGAGCAGGAAAAGGCCGCAAACAGAGCGGGCCAGTTGGCCGAGCGTCTGTTGCGCCTCGACCTCGTCATCCTTGATGAGCTGGGATATCTACCCTTCAGCCCTTCAGGCGGGGCCATGCTGTTCCATCTGCTCAGCAAACTCTATGAGCGGACCAGCGTTGTTATCACCACCAACCTGAGCTTCAGCGAGTGGTCCAGTATCTTTGGCGATGCCAAAATGACCACCGCCCTGCTGGATCGCCTCACGCATCATTGCCATATCCTTGAAACCGGCAATGACAGCTTCCGCTTCAGAGCCAGTTCCGCCGCCCCAAAATCCAGAAAGGACAAATCACCCGCTTGACCCTGCTCGTCGCAGGCAGTACATCATCCACGCCCACCCGGGTCACTTCTCAATGAAAATCCCGGGTCACTTCTCAGTGCAACTCAACAGGAAGGCGAAACGTTGGACCAACCATTCAAACCAGATCGTCGCCAACTTCTGGCAGGCGCAACATTGCTGCTGGGCGCCAGCCATTGGCCTGTCTTCGCCTCGACTGACGCAATTGAGCCGCAGCCGTACTTCGCGAGCGTGAAACGCGCGGTCGAGCAACTGGCCGCAATGGGGCAGCCGATTGCCGATGCGGATATGGCCAGGCTGGCGAGTCTGTTCTCGAGGGAAGATGCTGAGGCAGTTATTGCCGCCGAGGCGCTTCTCGAGCGCTATACACTCGCTAGGGTCACGCTCGACAAAGGCGGCATGGGCGCCGCTGCGTTAGGCGGAGCGAAGCGCCATTTGGTCGAGCAGGGATGGACCGCGTTCTTGGTGAGGGTCTCTAACCCATCATCGCTAACGCAGGCATTCGAAATTTACAGCGGCAGTGCGATGCCTGCGCGGATGTTCCCACAGGCCTCGAAGCTCGCCGCTGAGCAGAAGGCCTATCTTGCCGATACCGTTCGAAAGGAAGCCCTCATCGAACGAATGTGGCTGATGTCGCAAATCGAAGCTTCGCCAGTGCTGAGCGGCAATGTCGTGGAGTACAAGATCGCCACGATTTACAGCAGGGACCGGGGAAGAAAGACGGGCAGGTTGGGCTTTGGGGCAGGAATTTTGCAGGACAATCCTACCTGGGGGGCCGTAAGTCGCGCATCGGTAGCTAACCCGCTCGTAACCGATTTTGTCTCTCAACCATCTCGCGATATTCAGCTGCAGATCCTCGATGATGATGGTGTCGGCTGCATGGCATCGCTGATGATCCATGACGCCAATAAGCATATCTATCCGCCCCAGGTGATGCGCCTAGCACCCGACCTTGCGTTTCAACCCCACATATATCGAGCCGATGGCGAGACCGTCCGCCTGCCAGACGGCGAGTATCATATAATGGTCCGTAGGGGGCCTGAGTATCTGGTGCAGCGCGCCACCGTTCGCGTTTCGGCGAGCGACGCACGAATAGCGGTGCGGCTCAAACGATGGATCGATCCGGCGAAATGGGGCTGGTACTCTGGCGACACGCATCTCCACGCCGCAGGTTGTGCTCATTATATGTTGCCTACCGAAGGGGTAGCACCTGAAACGATGATCCGTCACATAAGAGGCGAAGCTCTCTCCGTTGGCGAGGTCTTAACCTGGGCTGGAGGTTATTCCTACCAGAAGCAGTTCTTTTCCGGTGCTGCGATCAGTCCCGAGGCGCGGCTCGAACATCCTCAACTGCAGGCTGCTAACAACGCAGACTGGAAGCCCATGCCCACGCCGAAAGATCGAGAGAGCATGCTCCGCTACGATCTCGAGATCTCGGGTTTTCCGTCAAGTCTTTCCGGGCATTTGATCCTGATGAGACTTAAGGAGCTTAGCTACCCTGGTACGCACGCGGTGGAGGACTGGCCATCTTGGAATCTCCCGGTGGCGAAATGGGCGAAAGCCCAAGGAGCACTGGTAGGATACACCCATTGTTCATTCGGTATGATAGTCGGCACCAACGCTCTACCAAATTACGAAATTCCAACTTTCAACAGCGTCGGCACGAACGAAGCGATTGTTGGCGTGACCCACGGCGCGGTCGATTTCTTGGCAGGTTGCAATGGTCCCCCTGCTGCTGAGCTCAATGCGTGGTATCATCTGCTCAACTGCGGTTACACGCTGATGATGGCAGGCGAGACGGATTATCCGTGTATCGTGCCTTCGGTCGACTCTCGGCCGGGGATCGGACGCACCTACGTGAAGTTGCCACAAAGGCCAGTGGACGATGCGGGTTACAGCGCCTGGGTGGACGGTCTTGAGAATGGCCACCTCTACTGGGGTGACGGCAGAACGCATTTTCTACATTTCACGGCGAACGGGCGGGAGAGTGGCAAGCAGCCCCTCGCATTTGTCCGCGCTAGTAACGTCAGGGTGAGCGCCACGATAGCCGCGATGCTCGAACTGACTCCATCGCCTGAGACGGTGCAGAACGCCTCGGAAGAGCCGTGGCACATCGAACATGCGCGGATCGGCAACAGCCGTAAGGTAGCGGTCGAGCTTATCGTCAATGGCGTGGCGGTGAAACGCCAGGAAATGCTTGCCGATGGCTCGCTCCAGCAGATCTCCTTCAAGGAGAAGATCGACCGCAGTTCCTGGATCGCAATGCGGGTGCTTGGGTCCGGCCATACCTATCCCGTATTCGTCACCATCGGAAACAAACCGATCCGTGCTTCGCGGCGTAGCGCCGAATGGCTACGCACCTGCGTGGATGCGCTCTGGAATGAGAAGCACAGTTTGATCCGCGATACGGAACTGGCCGACGCGGCCGCGGCATATGATCATGCGCGCCAGACTTATGATCGGATCATCGCCGAAAGCGACTTAACGTGAAGTGGATCGCCTGGCCGCTCCTGCTCATGGCCTCGGTTGCCGGCGCGCAGGACCATCACCAGCATCACAATGACAAGTCCGAAGCGCTCGGGCAGGATGCTCATATCGTCGTGACCATCAATCCGGAGGCGCGCGTAAGCGCGGCCCTACACCAGCCCTTACCGCTCCAACCGAAATGCGGCGATGCGAGAGACTTCAGCGTCGAGATCATCAATCAGGGCTTCGTAACAGCGCCGTTGCGTGCCGCCATCATTGATGGAGCAGGCGACCGTGTCGCGCTTCATATGGATGTGCAGAAGCTCAGTGGCAGGGCGAGGGATCTCCGACGGCTGCACCTTACCCCTCTTGATCAGCGCGCTTCCGACGTGACAGTTGCGTTCAGCCTCGATCACAATGTTGGTGATCAAGGTAAGCGTGATCGCGTACATATCCTGATGCGGTGTAGGCCTTAGCTTCAACCCGATTTTTGTCCATGCCTGATCCCTTCCGGCCCATGGCGGAGGAGTCAGGATCCGCAGTCTGGCAAGAGACGACGCGCCTTGACCCAGCTCAAGCTAACGTTCCCTTCAGCACAACTGAAACGTCGCTCGCGCACAAGCCATAAAGGTGCTGGCCGGATAATACCTGTATCGATCGATGGAAGTTCGAGAATAGGTTCATCACGCGCACTGCCGACCGATACGGTGGGGGCGGTCCGCCCTGCCTCGGCCGAACGACCTGTCGATCCAACACAGGCGAAATTAAGCGGGGGAAGACCGACATGCGCAGCTATTTATTGATAAGTGCTTCGATCATATTGCCGGGTCTCGCAAGCCCGTCAGTTGCTCAGGCCCTATCGGGTAATGCTGAAACGGCATCTTCAATTTCTGATGCAGATGGAGACAGCGCCGAAATCGTCGTGACAGCCTCGCGCCGCAGTGACAGTGTTAAAAACACGCCGATCGCTGTCACGGCTATCGGCGGAGATGCGCTGAGGGAAAATCAAATCGCCAACCTGGCAGATCTAGCTTCTTCCACTCCGAACATCCAGATCAGCACCTCGTTCAACAACGCCAACATCGCGATCCGAGGTGTTGGCAACAGCCAATTCGCGGCGGGTTCGGATGCCGGCGTGGCTGTCCACTCCGATGGTGTCTATCTCGGCCAATCGGTGTTGGCGCTGGCAACAATGAACGATGTCGAACGTGTGGAAATTTTGCGCGGTCCCCAAGGAACTCTGTTCGGTCGCAACGCGACCGGCGGCGCGATCAACATCATCCCCAAACGTCCGACGGAAGATCTTCATTATGGCGTCGAAGCATCGTTCGGCCTCGATCCCGCGATGGTGCGCAGTTCGGCCTATGTCAGCGGCTCCGTCGTCGAGGGGCTGCGCGGACGCCTGTCGCTCAGCCAAAATTATAACAAGGGTTATACCAAGAATCTCGTTGCGTCCTCGGGCTCCAGTGCGGTGCCGTCCAGGCTGGACGATGCGGACAGCGCTTCCATTCGCGCCCAGCTCGAAGCTGGAACGGGAGCGTTCGTCACGAGGCTGTCGCTCGAATATATGAAGGATAAGGGGGCCGGTCCCTCTATATGGCTGACGGGCACACCAAGCGGCGTGTTGCCTCCGGTCGTTGCGAACACGCCGTTGGGCAATCTCGATAAGCGTCAGGTTTATAACAATTACGGTTACAAGAATAATGAGGCAAAATTTGCCACGCTCATATCGACGCTCGACATAGGGCAGGGGCAGATCAAGGCGACTGCCTCATATGGAGAGACGCGCATTGAGACCCTGACGGATGGAGACGGTACCGCTGTCGACCACACGTCGACCTACGCGCTGAATAACGCCAAGCAAACGTTTGGAGAGCTCATTTACGCATCGGATCCAGCACGGCCGTTGGGCCTGATTCTCGGCGCGAACTATTTCCATGAGCGCTCGTCGCAGGCCTTCTCAATACCGATCAGCACCCTGCCGCCGCCTCTCGATGTCCTGGGTCCGGTCGTTTATGATGCTGGTGCATCCTCGCTCAAGTCTACGTCCTATGCCGCCTTCGGACAGGCGCAATACAAGATCTCTGATGCGTTTCGCGTTTTCGCGGGCCTGCGCTATTCTCGCGATCGGAAAGCAATCGAGAATTATAGCAATTTTGGCGTGTCTCCGGCCGCAGGTCGCGAAAGCTGGAGCCGTACGACATATGAGTTAGGTGCTTCGCTGAAGGTGAATGCGAACGTCACTGGTTACGCAAAATACGGCACGGGTTATAAGGGCGGAGGGTATTCTGCCGCTGCTAATGCGATTGCGTTCAACCCCGAGACCAATACAAATATGGAGATAGGCCTCAAGGGGAACTATCTCGGGGGCGCCCTGCAGGCGAATCTGGCGGGCTTCCACATGAAGTATAAGAATTTACAGGTAAATCAGGCCGTGGGCGCCGTCGTTCTAGTCACAAATGCGGCCCGTGCGACGATAAATGGTTTTGAAGCGGAGCTGAAAATTCGCCCGGTCCAAGCTTTTCGTGTCGATCTGAATGCTTCTTGGTTGGATGCTAGGTTTGACGATTTTTTCTCACGCGATGACTCGCGCCCTACTTTCTTGCCAGACACTAAGATCATCAACGGTATCCCAGTGCAAGGAATAGATCTTGAAGATAACAGGCTTCCTACCGCACCTAAATATGCCGTCAGTGCTGGTGCCTATTACGACATATCGATAGATTCTGGCCTTGTTACTGTGGGCGGGCGCTATGATTGGAAGTCACGTGTCTATTTCAATGAGTTCAATACCCGGCTCTCATCGCAAAAGGCGATTGGTAAGCTCAATCTTTTCCTCCGTTATACAAGCAACGATCAACGTTGGAATGCGAGCCTGTTCGCACTGAATGTGACGGACAAACAGGTTAAAGAAAACGTCACCGTGGTTTCTGCTTTGATAGGGTCGTTGGGAGTCGCGCGGTATCAGCCCGCTCGGCAGTTCGGGCTCTCGCTCGGCTATCGATATTAGGCGATCGGCTCAGGGTTCGGATCGTGCAATGATGCCCCATATGTAACGGGTGGATGGTCAGTTTGATGCCTGATCGTCAGCGCCAGTTTGTACAGGAAGGCAAGCGCAGTGGGTTCGCATCGTTCGCATACGCTTGCCGACCGGCGCGCTTTTCTGAAAGCCGCCGGCGGCATTGGAGGGGCACTTGGCTATCCGAGTATCGCCAGAGCCTTTGGAATATCCGCCAACCGCCGCACCGGAACCATTCAGGATGTCAAACACGTCGTTATCCTGATGCAGGAGAACCGGTCATTCGATCATTATTTTGGATCCATGAAGGGCGTGCTGGGGTTTGGCGATCCGCACCCAGTCCCGCTGCCCGACGGTCAGCCTGTGTGGAGCCAAAGGGCCAAAAACGGTCGTGTGATACGACCTTTCCACCTCGATACGCGCACCACTGCGGCTCTAAAGGTCGCTGATCTCCCGCACGCGTGGAAGGACGCCACAGGCGCCTCTAACGGCGGGCGATGGGACAAGTGGATCGACTGGAAAACGCCGCTTACGATGGGGCACTACCGTCGGGACGACATCGCGTTCCAGTTCGCCTTGGCCGAAGCTTTCACCATTTGCGATGCCTATCACTGCTCGATCCATGGACAAACAAACCCGAACCGCCTGTTCGCGTGGGCGGGCGGCAACGATCCTCGAGGGTTGGCCGGTGGTCCTGTGACCGAGAATGGATCGGGTGTAGCGCTCGATTACGAGATGGTGATGACGCCTGAAATGCAGCGCATCGCCGAACGGAACAAGATCGATCTTAGGAACTTCGGGAAGGGGCCTCGCTACACCTACACTACCTATCCAGAGCGCCTTGAGAGGGCCGGTATTAGCTGGAAGGTCTATCAGTGTTGAGTTGCACTGAGAAGTGACCCGGGAGGGTTATAAGTTTTCACTGAGAATTGACCCATGTTTTCCTCGCCCCTGGCTGACAGTCAGGAGGCATCGGAGTGATCGACATGGACCTACTCAGTGTGATCCGCCGCTGGCATTTTCGGCAAGGCATCCCCATTCGCGAGATCCGGCGGCGGACTGGATTATCGCGCAACACGATCCGCAAATATCTGCGCGATGACGCGGTGGAGCCGACGTTCAAGGTTCCCAAACGGCCGAGCAAGCTTGATCAGTTTGCAGAAAAACTGACGACGTGGCTGCGGGTGGAATCTGGCAAGTCGCGCAAACAGAAGCGAACAGCCAAGCAGCTACATGCAGATCTGGTTAAGCTGGGCTACGAGGGATCATACAGCCGTGTTGCCGCCTTCGCCCGCTCGTGGAAGACCGAACGCCAATATGAAAAGCAAACCAGTGGGCGCGGCACATTCGTACCGCTGATCTTCCAGCCCGGTGAGGCCTTTCAGTTCGATTGGAGTGAAGATTACGCCCTTCTGAATGGCCGGCCTACCAAGCTGCAGGTGGCCCATACCAAGCTCTCCCACAGTCGGGCGTTCATCACGCGAGCCTATCTGCTGCAAACGCACGAGATGTTGTTCGACGCACTGACGCAGGCCTTCCGGGTGCTGGGCGGCGTGCCTCAGCGTGGAATATTCGACAATATGAAGACGGCTGTAGACCGGATCGGCCAGGGCAAAGTCCGACAGGTCAATGCGCGGTTCGCTGCCATGGCCAGCCACTACCTGTTCGAAACGGATTTTTGCAATCCGGCCTCAGGCTGGGAGAAAGGTCAGGTCGAGAAAAACGTTCAGGATGCGCGTCGACGGTTATGGCAGCCAATGCCCAACTTCCCAGATCTTGATGCCCTCAATGCCTGGTTGGAAGAGCGGTGCATCGCACAATGGGGAGAAATCCAGCATGGCGTCCTCCCCGGCACAGTTGCCGATGTGCACGCCGTTGAGATTATCAGCCTGATGCCGATGGGGCGGGCCTTCGATGGCTTTGTCGAACATACCAAGCGCGTGTCGCCGACCTGCCTGATCGCGTTCGAGCGCAATCGCTATAGCGTTCCTGCATCCTTTGCGAACCGGCCAGTGAGCCTGCGGGTCTATCCTGATCGGTTGGTCATCGCGGCCGAGGGGCAAATCTTGTGCGAGCACAACCGGATTATCGACCGTTCTCACCAGAAGCCGGGGCAGACGATCTATGACTGGCGGCACTATCTGGCTGCGCATTTCGCAAAAACGGGACAGGCGCTTCACTAATTCCGGGACAGTCGTTTCGCTAATTCCGGGACAGCGGGAGGTCGTTTTTCGTTTGCCTGGTTGATATCAGTTTTGCTTCATCTCGCTGTTTTGGTTTTCGGTCAAGCTGTGGGGCGATTTTTGCCGCCGCATGCTGTCGCCTTCGAGCGTGATGCGATGGGCATTGTGGATGATGCGATCGAGAATGGCGTCGGCGATAGTCGGCTCACCGATCATGTCGTGCCAGGCGGCAACGGGAAGCTGGGCGGTGATCAGCGTGGATTTCCGGCGGTAGCGTTCCTCGAAGATTTCGAGCAGGTCGAGACGCTGCTGATCGGTCAGACCATGAGTGCCCTCTGTCAACGGCGGAGTAAAAGTCGGCCATTGGGCGGCGCAAAATCAGGCCGGGTGATCCGTGTGCTGGCGAGCGCCGCGAGGGCGTAGCCCGAGTGGGGGTCGCCAACACACGGATGGTCTTTTCTGTCAGGGGTTGGAGCGTGCCTTGCGCGCCTGGCTTTGGGCCAGACGATAGCTCTCTCCGTTCATCTCGAGTATGGAGACGTGGTGGGTAAGCCGGTCGAGGAGCGCGCCTGTCAGGCGCTCGGAGCCGAACGTTTCGGTCCACTCGTCGAACGGCAAGTTGCTGGTGATCAGCGTCGAGCCGCGCTCGTAACGCTGCGAGATCAGCTCGAACAGCAGTTCCGCGCCGGTTTTCGAGAGCGGCACGAACCCCAGTTCATCGATGATGAGGAGCTTGTATCCGGCCATTTGCTTGTGGAGGCGCAGAAGGCGGCGTTCGTCGCGTGCCTCCATCATCGCGCTGACCAGCGCGGACGCGGTGGTGAAGCCGACCGTCAGGCCCTTCTGGCAGGCGGCAAGGCCGAGGCCGATCGCCACATGGGTCTTGCCGGTTCCCGAGGGACCAAGGGCTATGACGTTCTCGCGGCGGTTGATCCAGTCGCAGCGTGCCAGTTCCAGCACCTGCATCTTGTTGAGCTTGGGGATCGCGGCAAAGTCGAAGCTGTCGAGGCTCTTGGCGGCCGGGAACTTCGCAGCCTTGATCCGGCGCTCGACCATCCGGCGTTCCCGGTCGATCAGCTCCAGTTCGACAAGCCGGGCAAGGTAGCGGACGTGATCTGCGCCCTCGGCCGCGCATCGCCGGGCCAGCTTGTCATGCTCGCGCAGGAAGGTTGGTAGCTTGAGCGTCTTGAGGTGGCTGGCCAGTAACAGCTCGGGGGACGGACTGCTCATGCCGCATCCTTCGCATCGCCCGAGAGCAACTGCATGTAGGAGCGCGCCGATGTCGTCTCCACCCTGGCTCTGGGCAGATAGGGATAGATCGCCATGTCCAATCGGGGTGGTCGGCGCTCCACCCGGCACAGCAGGAGATGCTTCACGGCATCAAAGCCGATCGCCCCGATATCGAGAGCCTGCTTTACGGCCGCATGCAGATCGGCAAGCGTGAAGCTCTCCAGCAGACGCAGCACCTGCACATACTCGCGCCGACCATGCTTGCCCATACGAGCTTCCATGAGGCGGCGCAGCGTTGCAAACGCTTCGGGCAGGTGCCAGCCTTGCAGGGGCGCTGCCTGATCGAGCGCATTGATCTTCTGTTCGATCAGGGGAAGGTAATGGATGGGATCGAAGATCACGTCCTCGCGCTCGTAGCTGCGCACATGACGGGCAATGACCTCGCCCCGGCAGCCGATCACCACCTCGCCGACATAGCCCCGGATCCATACCTCCTGATGGCCGAAGCGCACCGGCACCGAGTAATCATTGGTCCGGTAACGCACCAGCGCCTGCGACGAGACCTGGCCGCTGGTCTGGTCACAAGCCTCGAACGGGGCAGCCGGCAGTTCCTGCATCGCCGCCAGATCGCGCTTCAGCCTCTCGCCGATCGTCTCGCTCTCGCCCCGCAGCCGGTCGTTCTGACGCTTGCGGCATTGCTCCTCGAGCCACAGGTTGAACGCCTCCCACGTCGCGAACCGGGGGATCGGCACCATGAAGTTGCGGCGAGCATAACCGACCAGCCCTTCAACACTGCCTTTGTCGTTCCCCCTGCCGGGACGGCCGTAACGATCGCGGATCAGGTAATGCGACAGGAAGCCGCTGAACAGCCGGGCGCGCTGCCTCGTGCCGTCGGGCAGGATCT
This window contains:
- the istA gene encoding IS21 family transposase, with translation MDLYLKVRLACAGGMSQREAAKHFNVSRDTVRKMLSYSEPPGYRRTAAVRRPKLEAFVPIIDAWLDGDRQVPRKQRHTAKRVFDRLREEHGFTGGYTIIKDYIRQREQRSREMFVPLAHAPGHAQADFGEAMVEIGGVVQKAHFFVLDLPHSDACYVRAYPAAVAEAWMDGHVHAFAFFGAVPLSIVYDNDRCLVSKILPDGTRQRARLFSGFLSHYLIRDRYGRPGRGNDKGSVEGLVGYARRNFMVPIPRFATWEAFNLWLEEQCRKRQNDRLRGESETIGERLKRDLAAMQELPAAPFEACDQTSGQVSSQALVRYRTNDYSVPVRFGHQEVWIRGYVGEVVIGCRGEVIARHVRSYEREDVIFDPIHYLPLIEQKINALDQAAPLQGWHLPEAFATLRRLMEARMGKHGRREYVQVLRLLESFTLADLHAAVKQALDIGAIGFDAVKHLLLCRVERRPPRLDMAIYPYLPRARVETTSARSYMQLLSGDAKDAA
- a CDS encoding TonB-dependent receptor, coding for MRSYLLISASIILPGLASPSVAQALSGNAETASSISDADGDSAEIVVTASRRSDSVKNTPIAVTAIGGDALRENQIANLADLASSTPNIQISTSFNNANIAIRGVGNSQFAAGSDAGVAVHSDGVYLGQSVLALATMNDVERVEILRGPQGTLFGRNATGGAINIIPKRPTEDLHYGVEASFGLDPAMVRSSAYVSGSVVEGLRGRLSLSQNYNKGYTKNLVASSGSSAVPSRLDDADSASIRAQLEAGTGAFVTRLSLEYMKDKGAGPSIWLTGTPSGVLPPVVANTPLGNLDKRQVYNNYGYKNNEAKFATLISTLDIGQGQIKATASYGETRIETLTDGDGTAVDHTSTYALNNAKQTFGELIYASDPARPLGLILGANYFHERSSQAFSIPISTLPPPLDVLGPVVYDAGASSLKSTSYAAFGQAQYKISDAFRVFAGLRYSRDRKAIENYSNFGVSPAAGRESWSRTTYELGASLKVNANVTGYAKYGTGYKGGGYSAAANAIAFNPETNTNMEIGLKGNYLGGALQANLAGFHMKYKNLQVNQAVGAVVLVTNAARATINGFEAELKIRPVQAFRVDLNASWLDARFDDFFSRDDSRPTFLPDTKIINGIPVQGIDLEDNRLPTAPKYAVSAGAYYDISIDSGLVTVGGRYDWKSRVYFNEFNTRLSSQKAIGKLNLFLRYTSNDQRWNASLFALNVTDKQVKENVTVVSALIGSLGVARYQPARQFGLSLGYRY
- a CDS encoding alkaline phosphatase family protein, which gives rise to MGSHRSHTLADRRAFLKAAGGIGGALGYPSIARAFGISANRRTGTIQDVKHVVILMQENRSFDHYFGSMKGVLGFGDPHPVPLPDGQPVWSQRAKNGRVIRPFHLDTRTTAALKVADLPHAWKDATGASNGGRWDKWIDWKTPLTMGHYRRDDIAFQFALAEAFTICDAYHCSIHGQTNPNRLFAWAGGNDPRGLAGGPVTENGSGVALDYEMVMTPEMQRIAERNKIDLRNFGKGPRYTYTTYPERLERAGISWKVYQC
- a CDS encoding ATP-binding protein, with product MTEGTHGLTDQQRLDLLEIFEERYRRKSTLITAQLPVAAWHDMIGEPTIADAILDRIIHNAHRITLEGDSMRRQKSPHSLTENQNSEMKQN
- the istB gene encoding IS21-like element helper ATPase IstB; protein product: MSSPSPELLLASHLKTLKLPTFLREHDKLARRCAAEGADHVRYLARLVELELIDRERRMVERRIKAAKFPAAKSLDSFDFAAIPKLNKMQVLELARCDWINRRENVIALGPSGTGKTHVAIGLGLAACQKGLTVGFTTASALVSAMMEARDERRLLRLHKQMAGYKLLIIDELGFVPLSKTGAELLFELISQRYERGSTLITSNLPFDEWTETFGSERLTGALLDRLTHHVSILEMNGESYRLAQSQARKARSNP